The following proteins are co-located in the Mobula birostris isolate sMobBir1 chromosome 26, sMobBir1.hap1, whole genome shotgun sequence genome:
- the LOC140188264 gene encoding immunoglobulin lambda-1 light chain-like, with the protein MIQTLCFFWSLAMWLGTLESQTPTRPPTASLSPGGTATLECNIGTKDSQYVYLYKQTPGTVPQWILYYHQSDSAPTYGSGFSSDRFTSTVNSAGTIYQLIIKNVELNDAAVYYCGKWDSSGNYYLLGPGTKLFVTDQQLPDLSVKLLGPPTEEISAKGTDILVCLVSKLSVGFPVVSWTVDGSLTSRDVKTSAARRHTDSTFSLSSYLTVPGADWSSGKRYSCSVQQGAASTTSATVTQSRW; encoded by the exons ATGATACAGACGTTGTGCTTTTTCTGGTCTCTGGCAATGTGGCTGGGCACATTGG AATCCCAGACTCCGACTCGGCCTCCGACTGCGTCGCTGAGTCCAGGAGGCACGGCCACGTTGGAATGTAACATCGGAACAAAGGATAGCCAATATGTGTATTTGTACAAGCAGACACCGGGAACAGTTCCACAATGGATCCTGTACTACCATCAATCGGACAGCGCCCCGACCTACGGGTCTGGGTTTAGCAGCGACCGTTTCACGTCAACAGTCAACAGCGCCGGTACCATTTATCAGTTAATCATAAAAAATGTGGAGCTGAACGATGCAGCCGTCTATTACTGCGGAAAGTGGGATTCATCGGGCAACTATTACTTGCTCGGCCCAGGGACCAAGCTCTTTGTTA CGGATCAGCAGCTCCCCGACCTTTCAGTAAAACTGCTTGGGCCGCCTACCGAGGAGATCTCCGCTAAAGGAACCGACATCTTAGTTTGCCTGGTCAGTAAGCTGTCGGTGGGTTTCCCTGTCGTCAGCTGGACAGTGGACGGGAGTCTGACCAGCCGTGATGTGAAAACCAGCGCAGCGAGGCGGCACACTGACAGCACTTTCAGCCTCAGCAGCTACCTGACGGTGCCCGGCGCAGACTGGAGCAGTGGGAAGAGGTACTCCTGCTCAGTTCAACAAGGAGCAGCCTCGACAACATCCGCAACAGTCACACAGTCACGCTGGTAA